A window of the Teredinibacter franksiae genome harbors these coding sequences:
- a CDS encoding two-component system sensor histidine kinase NtrB, whose amino-acid sequence MSISFARLIIAAQIVIAASAAAAPSQANVPLSTPTNNYWLIALFVVIGAQTIGLIWLLINRKKNVDHIDEPAPLLQNTQYQLFREIARHEATEELLRETQEYMHCMVNSMPAVLIGITPNGYVTHWNHSAEKVAGLTSEEAVGSHIDQAFPELPISMEAINDTIRTGIPLNKGTIKDGVGSQATFTSLTIYPLISPDITGAVILAEDVTPKVRMENLLIQNEKMLSLGELAAGVAHEINNPLAGILSNAQNILRRTSPNFPANKLLADELNLSLEALHAYLKQRDVITFIENIQKSGERAADIVKNLLEFSHGNDGTHKPTNLKSLIINTLDLASNTFEVLPEGKAGLPEITVSITDALPAITCSPTEIQQVLLNLLRNAVQAIRTANNKSVPGRIDIHVETNKENAIVSIADNGPGMEEDVLKHIFEPFYTTKGVGQGTGLGLSVSYFIMREHHQGGIEVESEPGKGTRFQIKLPLQTTTNQHTGRSDKPTR is encoded by the coding sequence TTGTCGATTTCATTCGCTCGCCTCATTATCGCTGCACAGATCGTGATCGCTGCTAGTGCAGCCGCAGCCCCGAGCCAGGCCAACGTCCCCCTCAGCACACCCACCAATAATTACTGGCTGATTGCGCTGTTTGTGGTAATTGGCGCTCAAACTATTGGTTTAATTTGGCTGCTCATCAACAGAAAAAAAAATGTCGATCACATCGACGAGCCCGCACCACTTCTGCAAAATACCCAATATCAACTTTTTCGTGAAATCGCTCGACACGAAGCCACAGAAGAACTCCTGAGGGAAACACAGGAGTATATGCATTGCATGGTAAATTCCATGCCTGCTGTTCTTATAGGTATAACACCCAACGGGTATGTAACCCACTGGAACCATTCGGCCGAAAAAGTTGCTGGCTTAACCTCCGAGGAAGCCGTTGGCTCACATATCGACCAAGCTTTCCCTGAGCTACCCATTTCTATGGAGGCTATAAACGACACTATTCGTACAGGAATACCGCTTAACAAAGGTACCATTAAAGATGGCGTAGGCTCCCAAGCGACATTTACCAGCCTAACCATTTACCCACTCATTTCGCCGGACATCACCGGAGCCGTAATTTTGGCGGAAGACGTTACACCAAAAGTTAGAATGGAAAACCTACTGATCCAAAATGAAAAAATGCTAAGCCTCGGCGAGCTCGCCGCCGGTGTTGCACATGAAATAAACAACCCATTAGCCGGTATATTAAGTAATGCTCAGAATATTTTAAGGCGTACCTCACCCAATTTCCCCGCCAATAAACTGCTTGCCGACGAATTAAACCTTTCATTAGAAGCATTACACGCTTATTTAAAACAACGCGATGTGATCACGTTTATAGAAAACATACAAAAGAGCGGCGAACGCGCAGCCGACATCGTTAAGAATTTATTGGAATTTTCACACGGAAACGACGGCACCCATAAACCGACAAACCTCAAATCACTGATTATCAACACCTTGGACCTTGCCAGTAACACATTCGAGGTACTGCCAGAAGGCAAAGCAGGCCTACCCGAAATAACGGTAAGTATCACCGACGCACTTCCGGCGATCACTTGCTCACCAACGGAGATTCAGCAAGTACTACTGAACTTACTTCGCAATGCGGTACAAGCTATTCGTACCGCCAATAACAAAAGCGTTCCGGGGAGAATAGACATTCATGTAGAAACCAATAAAGAAAATGCTATTGTCAGTATTGCGGATAACGGCCCGGGAATGGAAGAAGACGTACTAAAACATATTTTCGAACCCTTCTACACCACCAAGGGGGTCGGACAGGGTACAGGGCTGGGTTTAAGCGTAAGTTATTTTATTATGCGTGAGCATCACCAAGGAGGCATAGAAGTAGAAAGCGAGCCAGGTAAAGGAACACGCTTTCAAATAAAACTACCCCTTCAGACAACTACAAATCAACATACTGGCCGTTCAGATAAGCCAACACGGTAG
- a CDS encoding flavin reductase family protein codes for MSVPDQSSSPTMFDGMRRLISGVSVITANNRKGDRLAMTATSVTSVSAEPPSLLACVNKDARLGQGMEATEYFCVNLLAPKHKQISVNCSTPENGISRYEHGHWKCDEETGIFYLADSQAVFFCSKKAVYTYGTHDIFIGDVMRTQVAEGEPTVLAYLNGQYVDL; via the coding sequence ATGAGTGTTCCAGACCAGAGTAGCTCTCCTACCATGTTTGATGGTATGAGACGTTTGATTTCGGGTGTTTCGGTGATTACCGCAAACAACAGGAAAGGGGATCGGCTTGCTATGACCGCCACTTCCGTAACCTCGGTATCGGCAGAGCCACCGTCGCTTCTGGCCTGCGTGAACAAGGATGCGCGCCTAGGGCAGGGTATGGAGGCGACAGAGTATTTTTGTGTTAATTTACTGGCGCCAAAGCATAAACAAATTTCGGTGAACTGCTCTACGCCTGAAAATGGCATAAGTCGTTACGAGCATGGTCACTGGAAGTGTGACGAAGAAACGGGCATTTTCTATTTGGCTGATTCTCAGGCGGTGTTTTTCTGCTCGAAAAAAGCGGTATATACCTATGGTACCCATGATATTTTTATCGGCGATGTGATGCGCACGCAGGTAGCGGAAGGTGAGCCTACCGTGTTGGCTTATCTGAACGGCCAGTATGTTGATTTGTAG